gttttcaaattatgtcctattataactaatcagactttaaaaaaagtacttacaaataaaaagtggttaacaaagttattacaatcttcttatatcgtattatcatattattgaggtatattcattcaatagttcatgcacactgtagtaacatttttggattagccattttttttagttttgtttaaataatgtttcttttgttttatctattattattgctatacaggttatttaaatcagtaaatatttaaaaaagagcctttgttgcagttttaaataagtactgtacaggtttaccttagtgctacctaagtaaataattaattagatagataataactttaaattattacagtaaagattatttacatatgaagtttaagttttattttttatattctgcgtgctcatcgacataggcatccccttttcgatatactattcaatatacaatagaatagaatagactagactagaatagaatatgatataataattcaagtaaacttttacaaatgcttttgaatcgtcaaaataatttaccatgcattacaatatgatgtttgactagatcgttataatattagggcgtacttttggcatacaagatgaataattttacgtaaggtttctatttaaagataaagctgaatttttttgttgatacaagggtttttagcagaattacaaaagggtaataaaaaaaaaatgtgttaacattccttttgattcaattgcgttaagcgaatttatttttacgttataggtatgtacctattgggtactagggagtaataacttgcttggacggaatgtaacagagtgatccgatttggtttatccccgagaaaagtaatgtagtagtagtagactcgtatacacattgacctctgaaagcattttagctattttttgtccatccaaacagagaaccgttttgtatacatgtacaagtcgattagattgaactagaacgaaggtaaaaggattgtacattatattttaataaaatagacacagacagactagtaacgatgaaagtaatatttctcttcagagttagaactattgcctgtagtctgttcaattcaaaaatttgttgcatttgatgtgtacctgcttcaaaaacaaataataattacggattgtggtgtgtatagtatgataatgaagctttatttagtttgtaaagtcatagtatatcattaataatgcaaattagaataatatttaaaaaaaaaaataactatgatttatgttggtagttaatacctaatattacaaatttgggtaaaagcttcacatttgcgttgaacaaagaaatattcttgtccggatagctaagtgggtattattaacttgagagggtagacaaatgcaacatttttatgctctcagctgcaattctgtgctataatcaggacaggccgaaaataataaagagtgacagtaagagtatattgtgcgaatagaaatattcgatagcatacagtggcagtagatgaattccctgcgtgaatggacagatgaatgagttaaaaagaaagtcttggttttggcagtggcatgcatcggtgtcgctcataatccatgactctctgtttatcatttttaattaacctaataattatttgagatagcgtaattaatatttgcatatatggaatatgaaataccaattattattattgtttgatactagagtaattcatgaattaaaatagtttgtgggttataagattatatttggtgaccaaccctcgtaattaataatgcagtgaactagtgaaatcattaatataattgcagttaagatattgattagtttaaaaagtgatagttttagtatgataataattatttaaagttaactttgatagcaccagctttacaatcaaatgatccgtttataataataaatcattgatagttaaaataaaatggatgagatcaaatatgattgtatgcaccggtgatcccttgcgtggatgcgcggtagataaagatagtgtggtgattgcatacgtggatgaatagtgtcggagcactgtgtgggtgcacgatgctatggcattgagtatgtgttcagaatttagtaaagaattttgagatttagtaaagaggtatgatctgattttaatcgtgagtgctaatgcattgcttctttaaagaatattcatggagtattaaaaaccgtgttggcaaggctaccttgtgtattatgttgagtaatctatttaaaattaagtatgtatagcaacataattgatacagcgagccgtgataaaattttggaagattaattagttggaatattgcaccatggatataagatatcacactgggatacgaagcttgaactttgataaaatattcgaaagataattgggaatattgtaccatgaatataaaatatcacattggaatacgatgcttaaacttgaaggcgaacttggtacgcttaagtgagtgaaatgctctttaagtgcaagtggtcttcaagtgatcttctacgatgcttgaccttgatggcgaacttggtacgcttaagtgagtgaaatgctctttaagtgcaagtagtcttcaagtggtcttctataatgcttagaacttgatggcgaacttggtacgcttaagtgagtgaaatgctctttaagtgcaagtggtcttcaagtggtcttctatgatgcttggaacttgaaggtgaacttggtacacttaagtgagcgaaatgttctttaagtgcaagtgatcttcaagtggtcttcaccaacttggtacgcttaagtgagcgaaatgttctttaagtgcaagtggtcttgaccaacttgctgcatttaagtgagcgaaacgctctttaagtgcagttggttttcaactacgacaaatctggtcccctaagtgtggcaaagtccctttagatgcggttgttttgttctttaaattgaaagctgttgttgtgatgagtgataacgaatggacaatattcctggatcttacgagtacatagtggaggtgtcttgttaagttgcgagctgtcgtatgattgtgaagtgataagtgacaatgaatgggcaatattccttaggaagttaggaaggatccttacaagtaggtaatgtgaatcaggtgttaacggttgttaattttgcagtaattttatcccgactcgtggggtgcccggggcgggcaccatgcagcatggccgtgttggcaacacctcgttctcacgttctgtgttgcttggtgttggtggttatgctgtggtcgtgacgtcagagccccctccatcgagacgaaaaagatggcgctagggcgaggacgtggcgtggaacgacaagcttcagttgctgtttgcgctccgaccgatttacattgcattatacgggttgattttactatctgagagtttaattgttaacatgtATTACAGTGGCTCTCTTATCTTCcatttaatattgttttaggACGTGAATGTTCGTATTCAATTGTTTCAAATTTGACAAAGACATTCGAATTTCGCAGCATCttcatttagatttttaacccccgacccaaaaagaggggtgttataagtttgacgtgtgtatctgtgtatctgtgtgtctgtgtatctgtgtatctgtgtatctgtgcatctgtgtatctgtctgtggcatcgtagcgcctaaacgaatgaaccgattttaatttactttttttttgtttgaaaggtggcttgatcgagagtgttcttagctataatccaaaaaaattggttcagccgtttaaaagttatcagctattttctagttttcttgtagaaaagaaggttagatagcCCTTAGGGCCCttagtgtcaattgacaaatgtcaagttgtcaagatggacgttgcctagatatacataattatttttttgaaaatgatttgtcgggggtgttgaaaatttttaatttacacttgttaatgatCTATTCTTGTGTTATACAAGGTAGCTTCTTATTCGACTTACAAAAGCAAGCCAGATAATGTATCTACTATAGTAATACATTAGTGACTCGTCatcttcatcattatcaactaatagacgtccacggctggacatacgCCTCCTGAATCCAACAGCTCCTTGCGACTCCTTTGGTGTCGACTGTCCACCTAAAAGGGAGTTTTCCAATGCTGCAATTTTCGGTGCAAGTTCGCCATTCTAACACTTTGGGCCCCCCAATGTCTAGGGTTTTTCGAACTACGCGCCATTTCTACTTCAGCGTCAATGGTCACTATGTCGCTTACTCTagttctcctacagatctccCGATTAGAtcttcatttctgattagaTCACGTAGCAAAACTCTAAGCATAGCTCTTTCCATCTCTcatcaatattaatttaataaaaaatgattaCATCTCGATTTCAAAATAAGTATTGTTTTTAAGGATTTCATATTTCCAAAGAAAAAAGGGAACAGGATCACTTCCTTGTCTGTCTCTCAAGATCCGTCGAAGGAATCAAAACCCACTAGAAATAAAACTGAAACCGGAAAGAAAAGATCGCAAGTGACACTTTCATCAGCAGAGGAAGTGTCATCATTAAGACGACACGACGCAATTAAGGACAGCCAGTAATGTTCATCAAGTCATATTTACCCGTTAGTGCAAGCCGCGTGTGTGCGCTAATTGCTTGCTTAGTGAATTATTCTGTGCCAACAGATTAATGAGTTGCCGCACGGAGTACGATCTTCCCGCAGAAACATGCAaagaaaataggtacctatgagaAACTTTGAACTGGTTCTTGTTAGgcttccgtatctcaaaaggaagaaAGCAACTTTAATAGAATCTCTTCGTTGTCATtcaatgacagacagacagacagggaaTTACAACTTCCCGTCAAGGGAATTACAACTTATATAagtagttcgcgacaggtcgacacgGCAATCGGGGCGTGCCGGGgtctccccgcctcatatccAGATTGCCACGTCGACTGTCACGaactagggtacttccctttaaCCTAAAATCATGCAAGCAGGTAGCAAGATCTTATTGCACAAgtgaagggaaaaatccgaaaccttgaatttgtggttgcacaacaaaaaattaaaaagtgtttttgtacGATAAGTGACTTTGAACTTGTTTGATCTTTGAACCCCGTGGGCTATTTGAATTTATCTTATAACATTTGCACCCTGTAAAGACGAAAatacaaataagtaattaattatttcatccCTAACAAAGAGAGTATCAAATTAATATGTAGTTTGCAAAATAGAGCAAGTTGATTAAAACACAAAACATTTCCACATACTCAATAGTTACATAATGGTATTTAAACTGCCCTCAAGGGTCAAAACAAAAAGTGGATCGTCGCTATATATCAATTCACCAACTACGCCGACGAGGTCAACAAGGGTCCGATGAAATTCAAACTAGCCCGCAGTTTTGGGGGTCGCAAATATTTGATCAACGCAAGGCATAAGCGAAGGACGGGCGAAACTTTAATCCCACTTACTTAACCTTTAGGCAAATAATATAGGGTCACTTGCACGAGTCTGCTAACTCAATAAAATTGTAGGACTATTATAAGATTAATATCCCAACTTTAATGAAATTTACTGCGCCAGATTTATCGCTTTTGAGCGAGCGGGCCCATATCAAGCTTTGAGTCTTACTGAGAGTACTATCGTCAAACAAACTTGTAGATCCTATTTCCACCACGGATGAACTAGGATGCGTAGCTACAGATATCTGGAAATCCATCTAAAAGGTGGTTGAAATTAATGATACCTTAGCCCAATATTCTACCAGAAGTAAACTAAAATTCGCCATGAGAATAAGCTATTTTATTGATGAattaaattattacctactagctgatgcccgcgacttcgcccgcgtggatttacgtttttcaaaatcccacggaaactctttgattttccgggataaaaagtagcctatgtgctaatccaaggtataatctatctccattctaaatttcagcccattccgttcagtagtttttgcgtgaaggagtaacaaacatacacacacacacatacacacaaactttcgccttaatattagtgtgatcatccCTGGCGTGAGCGTCGTCATGAATCATGATAACAAAGTCGAAGGATAAAGAGAACAGCAAGGGCGTGATGCCGTGTCCACAATCAGCATATTCGACATTGTTTGCTTAAACATACGTTTATAAAAACTATACGTCTAAAGGTATAAAATCCTCGGTACACGAGTCCAAGTCACATTTAAtccgttttttaacccccgacccaaaaagaggggtgttacaaatttgacgtatgtatctgtgtatctgtctgtggcatcgtagccacaattaattagtttattaatttagtttaataaattattaatttagtttcttttttaaccgacttccaaaaaaggagggggttctcaattcgtcgggatctttttttttttttttttattttttatgtatgttccccgattactcaaagacccctggaccgatttggaatttttttttttgtttgaaagggtatactgtgcaggtggtcccatataaatttggtgaagatctgatgaatatcttcagagatgaagaacagaactcctcaatggataagagcaaattgctcgcgatcactgtaatagcttagtaaacagtagggttttaactgggcatagcatattatagtacagtggggccactaaaaattgtgaaataaaaaaatttcaaaagaaaaataaaaccgacttcaaaaaccaaaaacactaaaaagtagaaaataatttttgtttagctacacatgtaatgtacctaggtatgaagtcgggcgagcttcactcttggatttctaattttgttttaatatgctcgctcgacttcatacctaggtacattacatgtgtagctaaacaaaaattattttctactttttagtgtttttggtttttgaagtcggttttttatttgaaagatggcttgatcgagagtgttcttagctataatcgaagaaaatcagttcagccgtttgaaagttatcagctcttttctagttactgtaaccttcacttgtcgggggtgttataaatttttaatttacacttgttctaagaATAAGAAAAGTCTCGATACACGTATAAACTAAACGTATTATATTTCCGGCATCGCCGCTGCCACTCGTTAGCGACACCGCGCCGCCGCTGGATGGGGTCGTGGAACGGTTATTGCAGTATATAAGGCTGTTGGGTTTACTGCCTATCGTGAGCTGTGTTTACGGGCCGAGCAAACATGCTCGCATAATCATGTAAATGGCGCTACGCATTAACGATCTCCACGCTTAAACAAATAGGCTGGTTGTGAGGAAATAATTTGATGGAATCTATTGGTTGAAGGTTACAATTCGTTTCTTCTAGCAATCGTCGTCTTTGTGAAttggtctagaaacttgaaattttggcagtaggccccttttatgacgtaggcactccttaagaaaggatttttggattTCCTTAAGGTGGTTAAATAGAGGATGAAAATcggtcatttttcaagttataggatatttatcatattatattatagatattttatattaaggATGTGAGAAGGAAATGAAAAAATCTTATTTCAccgtttttggaaattctaatttaaatagatttttttaattcattttaagcaagcgtttgaccacaatcatacctgatggaagattaagatgggacgcgtttacttagaagatgcctattcactcttgttttaaagatacccggattcaAATATAGggtatttttttgtatgaagatgcgtaattttcaaaataacatcCATGAGAAAGAATGTATTGTCCACTTAAGGATATGGAACAAGAGTCACCACAAATTGGAAAATAAAATGTCTTCAGCTACCCGtatgaaaatttaaatgaaaaataggTCTTTAGAATAGACGtaaatttatttagaaaatgaAAATACCAAAACTGAGATCAGTGATGTAGTGATCCCAAAACTTTATTGTTTTCAAAATCAGAAGAGGTAGTGAGTATTAGATATCTCAAAGATgaaaaatatggtttgcaagttTCAACGCGAAGAACCATCAAGAAActgtatttcaaaaaataataaaagtctgTGATCTTAAACTTTAAGACGCCAACTTCCTTCAAGTTTCCAGTCTATAATCCGATCCCTTGAGATTAAAACTGAAGTTAATACAAGTAGCTGCAGGTAGAGCTTCAACTTTGATAAGAACTCGGTACATTCCAGGTTTAGcgattaaaaaacttaaaaaacttatttttatacagTTTTAATGTAGTTATAAGGTtgaatacctacattttacgGTTGTACCAACCTATTATTTTCCCTGTAAAGTTATCATCATGTTTTCAAAGCGGGTATCTtttaaacaagagtgaataggcatcttctaggtaaacgcgtcccaacTTAGGCTACAGCATCACTTTCCATCGTTCAATCAcaggtgtgattgtgatcaAGCGGTTGCCTATATCTACctaacgataaaaaaaaaaaccattgctagcccactactaagcacgagtCTCTTCTCCAACAGTCCACAACACTGGTCAAGCGCGATTTAGTACAATTCATACACCAtcacattatggagaaccctcagaCATGTAGATTGTAAGTTTCCTCAcgctgttttccttcaccattcaCACGagctataataaattaagtacttaaaacacCTTAAACGTTCTGAAACTTTGAACTTAGAGGTATTGAATTGAGCTGACGACCCTCCGAATAGGAATCCAAAATCTTAACCATTAAGGCATCATCGCtccattttttatttgttttcaaaaaaaaattcttttgacTAAAATTTTCCTTATCTGTGAGATTCTCTCGGAATCGCGAAGTCAAAAGTCATTAATCTTATTCAGGCCCGAATTCCGCTACAACGATTCCGCACTCAAAACGGCGCGGAATTGAATGGAAATAAGTGGCGGAATACCatccattaattattataaattgtattTCGCGTGATATCTCGCATTGGCTCTCGCTTTCTTTGTAGCCTGCGTTGATGGCGCCGTGATTTATTGACTAAAGAAATATAGAAGTTTGGAagaatacctatacctacaaaaCACGCCAAGAAACAAaatcatactattattattttgataaaaagccAGAGGGGATTTGGAAAGTTTTCTAcgatttttaaaatgattttatctaCTTTGATATTCCACTGCAGTTCGCCATTTCTtcataaatactaaataaatatatactgCATTTTTAATGCCTATAAATTAGTCATGCCATGAGACACAcaaaaaccaaaacaaaatagttCGTCTTTTTtcaactgacttcaaaaaaaggagaaggttttCAACTTGACAGTATTTTACGTTTTACGCGATTTTTCCGCCCAGTacgaaccgattttcatgaCTCTTTGTTTGTTTGACGTGCCGTGGTGTTTGACGTGTAGTGTTGTTGTTTCAGGGAAGCGCTACCGAACGGCACGCTGTGGCTGGGCGCGTTCTCGGCGGCGCAGTACCGCAGCGACGTGCACGCGGCCGTGCTCCGCTGCCGCGCCGCGGGCACCGTGGGCACCGTGCTGTCGCGCGACATGAGGCTCGAAGCAGGTCGGAGATGTTGTTTCAGGGAAGCGCTACCGAACGGCACGCTGTGGCTGGGCGCGTTCTCGGCGGCGCAGTACCGCAGCGACGTGCACGCGGCCGTGCTCCGCTGCCGCGCCGCGGGCACCGTGGGCACCGTGCTGTCGCGCGACATGAGGCTCGAAGCAGGTCAGACATGTTGTTTCAGGGAAGCGCTACCAAACGGCACGCTGTGGCTGGGCGCGTTCTCGGCGGCGCAGTACCGCAGCGACGTGCACGCGGCCGTGCTCCGCTGCCGCGCCGCGGGCACCGTGGGCACCGTGCTGTCGCGCGACATGAGGCTCGAAGCAGGTCAGACATGTTGTTTCAGGGAAGCGCTACCGAACGGCACGCTGTGGCTGGGCGCGTTCTCGGCGGCGCAGTACCGCAGCGACGTGCACGCGGCCGTGCTCCGCTGCCGCGCCGCGGGCACCGTGGGCACCGTGCTGTCGCGCGACATGAGGCTCGAAGCAGGTCGGAGATGTTGTTTCAGGGAAGCGCTACCGAACGGCACGCTGTGGCTGGGCGCGTTCTCGGCGGCGCAGTACCGCAGCGACGTGCACGCGGCCGTGCTCCGCTGCCGCGCCGCGGGCACCGTGGGCACCGTGCTGTCGCGCGACATGAGGCTCGAAGCAGGTCGGAGATGTTGTTTCAGGGAAGCGCTACCGAACGGCACGCTGTGGCTGGGCGCGTTCTCGGCGGCGCAGTACcttaaataaagtaggtaaattttcTGTGAACTCGAACAACTGTTAGAATGTTTCTCCAAGTAGATCAAGTAATGAAAGAATGACACTAATTATATTTTGGTCTACATGTTTCATTTGTGATGCTACTTAACTATATCACTATATTATGCTGAAAATGCATGGAATCCTTTTGTCACTATGCTAAGTTGATCATCTCATCTAATAGCATGTCGGGGCCTATTCAGTTTTAAGTACTTTATAGAGTGCTTGAAGTTTGAGACGACTTCAGTTTTACTGTGAAAATGGCTTATCAGatccaatttattttatagcaGTTCTTATTCTGAACCTTTTAGTGTATCTACTATCGCTACTATATTATCGAAATTTACACAAAATCTTGTCTTTTAGGTGATACAGTCTAAATGGGATACCTACTTAAGTTGGAAGGGGCATGGTAGTTTATTAAACTCCGTATTGGTTTTTTGTGAGGCTTTGTATGTaatgctaaatcacttggcggcacagctttgccatTTAAATCGGTAAcaagccacgaccgaagccacCAGCTAACGGGGCCTGAGCAAATTATAAATTCACATAATTGATCTAGTCAGAAATCGAACTAAGACCTCAAACGTTGCAGTACAGAGTATTGTGCCAAGCAACTTGTACAAGGTTGGTAGGTTGTGTACCTTGTTTGTACACGAAAAAATCATTAGTTGATTGGTCTATATAAGTTTTGCAATCGAAAGTATTTCATCACCATGATGATCAACCcaccgccggctcactacagagcacgtcGGGTCTCCCCAATAATGAGAACTGTTTCTTTTTATAAGGATTACATACTAGTACAGTATAAATAAATCGTTGTAAAGAAAGAAAATTGAAAGGAAAAAATAACTTCCGTCTATATTCctttaaaaatatagaaaaacgGTTCTTTGTTACATCGGCTATTTCCATAATCAGTTCTAGTTGATTTATTCCCGACTCAGTCGATTTTCTCCTTTCCTGTAGAGAACGAAGCATCTGCCATCTTGAAATTATCTCTATATTTCGACCATTCcccaatttttattgtttgtgtcATCAAACGTTTTATATTAAAACGTGTTTTGTTCAATTGATTAGATTTGTTTTTCAAatgaaagtaataaaaaaatgattacaaagaattttcatcgtcatcatcacgatcaacccatcgccaaccCAACACAGCACAGGTCTCTTCttagattgagaagggtttcggtcgtagtctgccacgctggccaaatgcggattagGAGACTTCAGACgcctatgagaacattatggggaaactctcaggcatgaaggtttcctcgcgatgttttccttcaccgttaaagcaagagatattaatttcttaaaaggCACATTGGTATCTCCAACAAGTAAGGGATCGAACTGGTGCGCTCCGGATATGAAGTTCATTCAGTCTACCCAGACTCAAGTGCCATATTATTATGGGGATATCCCTCAATTTCAACTAGGCCAccgtaatataaaataaattgaacctCAAAAGTTGTTTGAACACTGTTGATTCAAGgtcctttatttaaaaaataaaaaggaaacagaaaaaatatattgaaataatattttatagaaagataaaaaaacattaaatttttatttgtcttaTAGGTTTATATCTCTTTTACTCAAATTGTTATCAATGCATAATAGCCATACCATTATCAGTTAAGTAATTAACTCCCGTGATAGACTTGGCTTTATCGCTCGCAAGGAAGAGCACCACGTCCGCTATTTCCTTAGGTTCCGATACTCTGTTCAGCACagttttttgtttgtatatCTCCCAAGGTCCCGGGAAGCCAGTATTTTCTATGAAGTCAGTATCGACAGGGCCTGGACTGACGGTATTGACTCGAACTCCGAGTGCTCCCAATTCCGTAGCAATACAAGTGCTGAAATGGTTCACGGCTGCTTTCGATACGTTATAAGCACATAAACCAGGTGCCACAGGTGCTATGGATCCTGAAACACTGGATATATTGATGATGTTGCCCTTAGTCTTAACAATGTATGGAGCAGCCAAACTCGTTAAGTATATAAGTGCTCGAAGGTTGACACGAATGATAAAATCGTATGAGTCCATAATGTTACCGCTTAGAAGGGAAGCGTCGGCATAGGTTCCTGCGTTGTTGACCAAGATATCTATTTGCCCAAACTGGGCTATTGTCTCGTCTATTATCTTTTTGACATCTTTATCGTTGGATAGATCAGCGCGGACAACTAAAGGGCTGTTGCAGCGTTTGGCGACATTATTCAATTTAGCTTCATTTCTTCCAACCATCACTACTTTCGCTCCTTCTGTGCTAAATTCTTCAGCGACCGCCGCTCCTATACCAGAGCTTGCTCCtgttactatcaccactttattCTTGAAACTCATGATGTCTTTTCTTTAGCACAATTAGTACTGCTTCAAAGATCATAAGTATACTAACATCGCATACAAGTCTGTGGCACTTTTTGTATGAATTCGGATAAATAAATGAGATAAGCGccttagtaaatattttatgcttTTGTTTATCTAACGATGTTCTTAAttacaaaatccatactaatattataaatgcgaaagtgtctgcctgtctgctagcttttcactgctcAACAGCTTaacagattttaatgtttggagCAAAGgcagcttacatcccgggaacggacataagctacttttcatcccggaaaatcaaagagttcccagggtaTTCTTAAAAGCCCTTCTGTTTAACCGACTTATATGTTTGGCACATAGGTAGCTTGCGTCGTGGAAACTGAGATGGATAAATTTGTATCccaggaaattaaaaaaatctaaatccatacggacgaaatcgtgggcatcatctagaaggtacttaataaaataacatatgTATGAGACTTGATAGCTTGTCTGTTTCAGTGatcgtaaaaataattataataatgggtTACTAGGAACTCAGACTAATAAATTGAGGTTCAGCTCTCTCAGTTATCATCacacttcataatattatgacaaaagGTTAGTATTATCTTGTTGAAGTGTAAacgaaaatcatttttaagtttttatttacttttgaatGTCAATAGTTGAATTTAGCTAgtaaatccacactaatattataaatgcgaaagtgtgtctgtctgtctgtctgctaccttttcatggcccaacaatttaaccgattctgatgaaattcggtacagagttagcttatattctggggacggacataggctatttttattccggaaaattaaagagttcccacgggattcccaataaccca
This genomic stretch from Maniola jurtina chromosome 2, ilManJurt1.1, whole genome shotgun sequence harbors:
- the LOC123872183 gene encoding Down syndrome cell adhesion molecule-like protein Dscam2, with amino-acid sequence MALAGSLAFLFLLAASPSSSQLIFLMEPPPRLSFSNSTGASVSCAAHGTPAPTITWLTEDGVPVSDVPGLREALPNGTLWLGAFSAAQYRSDVHAAVLRCRAAGTVGTVLSRDMRLEAATCTRPCSAAAPRAPWAPCCRAT
- the LOC123872111 gene encoding uncharacterized oxidoreductase SERP2049-like — translated: MSFKNKVVIVTGASSGIGAAVAEEFSTEGAKVVMVGRNEAKLNNVAKRCNSPLVVRADLSNDKDVKKIIDETIAQFGQIDILVNNAGTYADASLLSGNIMDSYDFIIRVNLRALIYLTSLAAPYIVKTKGNIINISSVSGSIAPVAPGLCAYNVSKAAVNHFSTCIATELGALGVRVNTVSPGPVDTDFIENTGFPGPWEIYKQKTVLNRVSEPKEIADVVLFLASDKAKSITGVNYLTDNGMAIMH